A region of Planctomycetia bacterium DNA encodes the following proteins:
- a CDS encoding antitoxin, translated as MYTGHMKISASEFKARCLRLLDQVSRTGEELVILKRGRPVARVVPAREDKPWLALRGRGAFVGDPFAPVIAAAEIEALR; from the coding sequence ATGTACACTGGTCATATGAAAATCTCCGCTTCTGAATTCAAGGCCCGTTGCCTGCGTCTCCTCGACCAGGTCAGTCGCACGGGCGAGGAACTGGTCATTCTCAAGCGCGGGCGGCCTGTTGCCCGCGTGGTGCCGGCCCGCGAGGACAAGCCCTGGCTGGCGCTTCGCGGCCGAGGGGCGTTCGTCGGCGATCCATTCGCGCCCGTGATCGCCGCGGCGGAGATCGAAGCCCTGCGATGA
- a CDS encoding twitching motility protein PilT, giving the protein MTRPLLDTHVWVWWMLGDPRLPDRERDQLDRLPAARRPLLCDISLWEVSLLVQFGRLELADDLESWLGIAASPATVEVQPITSAAVVTMTKLPRSFHQDPADRLIVATARALDVPLATHDSLIRRSRLVPLWTA; this is encoded by the coding sequence ATGACCAGGCCGCTCCTCGACACCCACGTCTGGGTCTGGTGGATGCTCGGCGATCCGCGGCTCCCGGACCGGGAACGCGACCAACTCGACAGGCTGCCCGCCGCTCGCCGTCCCCTGCTCTGCGATATCAGCCTCTGGGAAGTCTCGCTGCTCGTGCAGTTCGGCCGGCTCGAACTCGCCGATGATCTGGAGTCCTGGCTGGGGATCGCCGCGTCTCCCGCCACGGTCGAGGTTCAGCCGATCACGTCCGCGGCAGTCGTGACGATGACGAAACTGCCCAGGAGTTTTCACCAGGACCCGGCCGACCGCCTGATCGTGGCGACGGCCCGGGCACTCGATGTCCCGCTCGCCACGCACGATTCGCTCATCCGCCGGTCGCGGCTCGTGCCGCTCTGGACCGCCTGA